A DNA window from Daucus carota subsp. sativus chromosome 3, DH1 v3.0, whole genome shotgun sequence contains the following coding sequences:
- the LOC108210631 gene encoding uncharacterized protein LOC108210631, with amino-acid sequence MRKDSMSFRNPGTYTSPGTPDYADNNVGDFQRGWCSERVALPVNSSSKRHISAAALIPFSSGRALPSKWDDAERWITSPLSGTSAPRTPVVQPQRHLKSKSGPLDAQGLAFSPRYSPAHVQVVNGGNAGGFMAGSPLTTGVLVPDGLSIHYGGGIGVQNPVRPGRMLRRSYNAASQTNLLCDSSLPDSNDEKHGGSNESEIMATGAVSRRDMATQMSSAGGSPKEKLSPDHPTLNPTCNFSSKVEIRDVQVDKGATMTRQSREDGVSVTKKASPETKELALPWDLAKASKNRSRLQREEARISAWENLQKAKAEDAINKLEMKLEKKRTASMDKILNKLRNAQTRAHDMRQLMTDDVDNQIPRSKVNKFSSLRKYVALGPIRSCFTSHAN; translated from the exons ATGAGGAAAGACTCTATGTCGTTTCGCAATCCCGGGACGTACACAAGCCCCGGGACGCCAGATTATGCGGATAACAATGTGGGGGATTTTCAGAGAGGTTGGTGTTCGGAGCGAGTGGCGTTACCTGTGAACAGCAGTAGTAAGAGGCATATCAGTGCTGCTGCGTTGATTCCGTTTAGTAGTGGGAGGGCTTTGCCTTCCAAATGGGATGATGCGGAGAGATGGATTACGAGTCCGCTTTCGGGGACTAGTGCTCCCAGGACACCGGTTGTGCAGCCTCAGCGGCATCTTAAATCAAAGAGCGGTCCACTTGATGCTCAAGGACTTGCGTTTTCTCCACGTTACTCGCCCGCTCATGTGCAGGTGGTTAATGGGGGTAATGCGGGTGGTTTTATGGCAGGTTCTCCTCTTACAACCGGTGTACTAGTACCTGATGGCTTATCTATTCACTATGGTGGTGGGATTGGTGTACAAAACCCTGTTCGTCCTGGAAGGATGTTACGTAGATCTTACAATGCTGCCAGCCAAACAAATTTGCTATGTGATTCATCATTGCCAGACTCCAATG ATGAGAAGCATGGGGGATCCAATGAGTCAGAGATCATGGCTACTGGTGCCGTGTCAAGACGTGATATGGCGACGCAGATGAGTTCTGCAGGTGGCAGTCCAAAAGAAAAGCTATCCCCTGATCATCCCACATTGAACCCCACTTGCAACTTTTCCTCTAAAGTAGAAATCAGGGATGTGCAGGTAGACAAGGGAGCCACTATGACTAGGCAATCCAGAGAAGATGGGGTGAGTGTAACAAAGAAAGCCTCACCGGAAACCAAAGAATTAGCTTTACCTTGGGATCTTGCAAAAGCATCGAAGAACAGGTCAAG GCTTCAAAGAGAAGAGGCCAGGATTAGTGCATGGGAAAACTTACAGaaagcaaaagctgaagatgcTATAAATAAACTAGAG ATGAAATTGGAAAAGAAGAGGACCGCATCGATGGATAAGATATTAAACAAACTCAGAAATGCTCAAACAAGAGCTCATGATATGAGACAACTAATGACGGACGATGTTGATAATCAAATTCCCAgatcaaaagtaaataaattttcatCCTTGCGCAAGTATGTTGCTTTGGGTCCTATCCGCAGTTGTTTTACAAGCCATGCAAACTAG